In Jannaschia sp. W003, the genomic stretch TCGAGACGTGGAACCCGTCCACGTCCTTCGCGGGCGCGACGGCGGCCAGCACCTTGGCGGCATCGACGTGGGCCGGCAGGGGCAACTGGCACAGGATGCCGTGCACCGCGTCGTCCACGTTGAGGCGGTGGATCAGCGACAGGAGGTCCGCCTCGGAGACGTCCGCGGGCAGGCGGTGCTCGAAGCTCTCCATGCCCGCCTCGCGGGTCTGGCGCCCCTTGTTGCGCACGTAGACCGCCGAGGCCGGGTCCTCGCCCACCAGCACCACCGCCAGCCCGGGGTTCACCCCCGCCGCCTTCAGCCGCAGCACCTCGTCCGCCACCCGCACCCGCACCCTGGCCGCGAAGGCCTTTCCGTCGATGATCTCAGCCGCCATGGCCCGTCCCTTCCCGCGGCCCCCCCTTCCTCTGGCCAAAAATATCTCGGGGGTCCGGGGGCAGCGCCCCCGGCGATCTCAGTCCAGCGAAGACCCTAGAACAGCCCTTCCACCTCGCCTGCCTCGTTCAGCCGGATCGACTCCGCGGCCGGCGTGCGCGGCAGGCCCGGCATCGTCATGATCTCCCCGCAGACCACCACCACGAAGCCCGCGCCCGCCGACAGGCGCACCTCGCGGATGGGGACCGAGTGCCCCGTGGGCGCGCCGCGCAGGTTGGGGTCGGTCGAGAAGGAGTACTGGGTCTTGGCCATGCACACGGGCAGGTTGCCGTAGCCCTGCTCCTCCCAGGCGCGCAGCTGGTCGCGGATCTTCTTGTCGGCCAGCACCGCGTCGGCGTGGTAGATGCGCTTGGCGACCGTCTCGATCTTCTGGAACAGGGGCATGTCGTCGGGGTAGAGCGGCGCGAAGTTCGCCATGCCGGCGTCGGCGATCTCGGCCACGCGCCGCGCCAGCGCCTCGGAGCCCGCCGACCCGTCGGCCCAGTGCCGCGAGACGATGGCCTCGGAGCCCTGCCCCTTCACGAAGTCGCGCACCGCCTCGACCTCGGCCTCGCTGTCGCCGGTGAAGTGGTTCACGGCGACCACGACCGGCACGCCGAACGACTTCACGTTGGAGATGTGCCGCCCGAGGTTGGCGCAGCCCTTGCGCACGGCATCCACGTTCTCGGCGCCCAGATCGGCCTTCGCCACGCCGCCGTTCATCTTCATGGCGCGCACGGTGGCGACCAGCACCACGCAGTCGGGGGCGAGGCCCGCCTTGCGGCACTTGATGTTCATGAACTTCTCGGCGCCGAGGTCCGCGCCGAAGCCGGCCTCGGTCACCACGTAGTCGGCGAGCTTCAGCGCCGTCTTGGTGGCGATCACCGAGTTGCAGCCGTGGGCGATGTTGGCGAAGGGGCCGCCATGGACGAAGGCGGGGTTGTTCTCGAGGGTCTGCACGAGGTTGGGCTGCATCGCGTCCTTCAGGAGCACGGTCATCGCCCCGTCCGCCTTGATGTCGCGGCAGAACACCGGCGAGCGGTCGCGGCGGTAGGCCACGATCATGTCGCCCAGGCGCCGCTCCAGGTCCTTGAGGTCGGAGGCCAGGCACAGGCAGGCCATCACCTCGGAGGCCACGGTGATGTCGAAGCCGTCCTCGCGCGCGAAGCCGTTCGAGACGCCGCCCAGGGACGAGGTGATCTGCCGGAGGCTCCGGTCGTTCATGTCCACCACGCGGCGCCACACGACGCGGCGGGTGTCGATGTTCTGCTCGTTGCCCCAGTAGACGTGGTTGTCGATCATGGCCGACAGGAGGCTGTGCGCGCTGGTGATGGCGTGGAAGTCACCGGTGAAGTGGAGGTTCATCTCCTCCATGGGCACCACCTGCGCGTAGCCGCCCCCGGCGGCGCCGCCCTTCATGCCGAAGTTCGGCCCGAGCGAGGCCTCGCGGATGCAGACCACCGCGTTCTTGCCGATGCGGTTCAGCCCGTCGCCGAGGCCTACGGTGGTGGTCGTCTTGCCCTCGCCCGCGGGCGTCGGGTTGATCGCGGTGACGAGCACGAGCTTGCCGTTCGGGCGGTCACGCAGCCCGTCGATGAAGGTCTGGCCCACTTTGGCCTTGTCGTGGCCGTAGGGCAGCAGGTCCGCCTCCGGGATGCCGAGGCGCGCCCCGATCTCGCGGATCGGTTTCTTGTCGGCGGCGCGCGCGATCTCGATGTCGGACTTGGGGGCCATCGGCGGGGTCTCTTCTGCTGGGGATGCTATTCGGCGGCCACGGCCGCGGGCTCGACGCGCACGGCGGCGAACTTGAACTCGGGGATCTTGCCGTAGGGGTCCACGGCCGGGTTGGTCAGCACGTTGGCCGCGGCCTCCACGTAGGCAAAGGGCACGAACACCATGTCGGGGGCCACGGCGCGGTCGGCGCGGGCCATGATCTCGATCGCGCCGCGGCGGGTCACGAGCCGCACCCGCCCGCCCGGCTCCACGCCCATGCGGCGCAAGGTCGAGGGGTGGAGCGAGCAGTTGGCCTCGGGCTCCACCGCGTCAAGCACCGTGGCGCGGCGGGTCATGGAGCCGGTGTGCCAGTGCTCCAGCTGCCGCCCCGTGGTGAGGATCATCGGATACTCGGCGTCCGGCACCTCGTCGGGCGGGATGACGCTCGCGGGCGTGAACCTGGCGCGGCCGCCCTCGCGCGGGAAGGCGTCGCCGAAGACGATGGGCTGGCCCGGGTCGGTCGGGGACAGCGAGGGGTAGGTCACGGCGTCCTCCCGCTCCAGCCGCTCCCAGGTGATGTTGGCGAGGGACGGCATGACCTGAGCCATCTCCGCGAACACTTCGCGCGGGTGGGCGTAGGACCAATCCAGCCCGCAGCGGCGCGCCAGCTCGGTGGTGATCCACCAGTCCTCGCGCGCTTTTCCGGGCGGCGGCACCGCCGGTCGCCCCATCTGCACCTGCCGGTTGGTGTTGGTCACCGTGCCCGTCTTTTCGGCGAAGGCCGAGGCGGGCAGGATCACGTCGGCATAGTTGGCGGTCTCGGTCAGGAAGATGTCCTGCACGACCAAGTGGTCGAGCTTGGCGAGCGCGTCGCGCGCGTGCTCCACGTCCGGGTCCGACATGGCCGGGTTCTCGCCCTGAATGTACATCGCCCGCACGTGCCCCTCGTGCACGCCATCGAGGATCTCGGTGACCGTCAGGCCCTTCTCGAGGGCGATCGCGGCACCGCCCTCGCCCGCCCACAGCGCCTCGAACTTGGCGCGCACCTCGTCCGACTGGACGGAGGCGTAGTCCGGTAGGAACATCGGGATCAGTCCCGCATCCGAGGCCCCCTGCACGTTGTTCTGCCCCCGCAGCGGGTGCAGCCCCGCGCCCGGACGGCCCACCTGCCCGCACATGAGGGCCAGCGAGATCAGGCAGCGCGAGTTGTCGGTGCCGTGGACGTGCTGCGAGACGCCCATGCCCCAGAAGATCATGGCCGCGCGCGCCCCGGCGAAGGTGCGCGCCACGTCGCGCAGGACTTCGGCGGGGATGCCGCAGTGCTCGGCCATGGCCTCGGGCGCGAAGCCTTTAAGGTGGGCGCGCTGCGCCTCCCAGCCTTCCGTCATCGCCTCGACGTACTGGCGGTCGGCCAGACCCTCCTCGGCGATCGTAGCCATGATGGCGTTCAGCATCGCCACGTCGGCGCCGGGGCGGAACTGAAGCATGTGCGACGCGTGCCGACGCAGGGCCTGCCCGCGCGGGTCCATCACGATCAGCTTGCCGCCGCGCTTGGCGAACTGCTTGAAGTAGGTCGCCGCGACGGGGTGGTTCTCGACCGGGTTGGCGCCGATCACGATGGCGACGTCGGCGTTCTCGATTTCGTTGAACGTAGCGGTGACAGCGCCCGATCCGACGTTCTCCAGAAGGGCCGCGACCGAGGACGCGTGGCACAGGCGCGTGCAGTGGTCGACGTTGTTGTGCCCGAACGCCTGCCGGATGAACTTCTGGTGGAGGTACGCCTCCTCGTTCGTGCACTTGGCCGAGCCGAAGCCGGCCACCTCGCGGCCCCTCCCCCGGAGGCCCCCGGCAGCGCGCTCCAGTGCCTCGTCCCACGTCGCCTCGCGGAAGTGCGTGGTCCAGTCGCCGGGATCGACGTTCAGGCCCTTGGCGGGGGCATCGTCGCGGCGGATCAGGGGTACGGTCAGGCGGTGCGGGTGGTGGATGTAGTCGAAGCCGAAGCGGCCCTTCACGCAGAGCCGCCCCTCGTTGGCGGGGCCGTTCACGCCATCTACGGCGACCACGCGGCCGCCCTTCGCCTTCACCGAGACCTGGCAGCCCACACCGCAGAACGGGCAGATGCTCTTGGTCTCCGTGTCGAAGGCGGCCGAGTCGCCCCGCTGCGCCTCGTCCACGAGCGAGGCCTCCATCAGCGCGCCCGTGGGGCAGGCCTGCACGCACTCGCCGCAGGCCACGCAGGTCGACTCGCCCATGGGGTCGGCGAAGTCGAACACGGGCCACGTGTCGTGGCCGCGCCCGGCCATGCCGATCACGTCGTTGACCTGCACCTCGCGGCAGGCGCGCACGCACAGGCCGCACTGGATGCAGGCGTCGAGGTTGACGCGCATGGCGACGTGCGAGGCGTCGAGCTGCGGCACCGCCCCGCGGTCCATCGCCGGCAGGCGGCTCTCCGCGGCCTGCGCGGTCTTCCAGAAGTGCGAGGACCGGTCGTGGGCGTCCGCGCGCGCCGGCTGGTCGGCCAGCAGCATCTCGATCACGGTCGCGCGGGCCTTCTCTGCGCGTCCCGAGTCCGTCCGCACCACCATGTCATTCGCGGCCTCGCGCACGCAGGAGGCGGCCAGCACGCGCTCGCCCTCGACCTCGACCATGCACGCCCGGCAGTTTCCGTCGGGCCGGTAGCCGGGCGAGGGCTTGTGACACAGATGCGGGATCACCAGCCCGCGCCCATGCGCCGCCTCCCAGATCGTGGTCCCGGCGGGAACGGAGACTTCGGCCCCGTCGAGCGTGAAAGTGACGGTGTCGACGATGTCCTTCATGGGCGCAGCTCCCGCAGGCCGGAGACGAGGAGGCCGAGGCCCATGGCGCCGAAGGCCGCCGCGAAGGCGGCCTCGACCGCGCGCGCGGCCCGCGCGTAGGTCCGCACCGCGATCCCGGTGGAGAAGAGCGCCGCGTACGTGCCGTAGACGGCGAGCCCCGACAGCGCCCCGAGCGGGCCGAAGAGCAGCACTTCGGCAGCATTCAATCCTTGCCCGAACAGGAACGTCGCCACCGCCGCCCACATCAGCCCCGCCTTGGGGTTCGACAGCACCACGAGCAGCCCCCGCCGCCACGCGGCCCCGGGCGCGAGGCGCGCGGTCGCGGGCCGGATCGCCGCAGTTTCGCCGCGCAGGGCGGCGCGGGCAGCGCGCAGGCCGAGGAACAGCAGGTACCCGCCCCCCACGACCTTCATCGCCACGAGCGACAGCGGGAACGCCGCGAGCAGGGCGCCGAGCCCCCCCGCCGTGAGCGCCGACCAGACCAGCATCCCGGACGCGATGCCCGCCACCACGAACAGCGCGGGCCGCCGCCCCTCGGCCAGCGCCACGGACGCGGTCGCCGCGAGGTTCGGCCCGGGCGAGGCCTGCGCGGCCACGACGCCGGCCCAGGCGGCGAGGTAGGCCTCGATCATGGCGCATCCTCCGCGGGGGGCGCCATCGCAAGCCCCGCGCGCGAGCGGCGCCCGCCGCCCTCGGCCGCCTGCGCGGTGGCGTAGTTCGCGGTGGCCGGGGTCTCGCCCTCGGCCAGCGCGCCGGCGCCGCCCACCTCCTCCGGAAAATGCTTCGCCACCAGCCGGATCGGGTTCGGCGCGGCCTGTCCCAGCCCGCAGATCGAGGCGTCCGCCATGGCCTCGCAGACGTCCTCCAAGAGCGCGGTGTCCCACGCGGGGGCCTCCATCAGCTTCACGGCCTTCTCGCAGCCGACCCGGCAGGGGGTGCACTGGCCGCAGCTCTCCGACTCGAAGAAGCGCAGCATGTTGAGGGCCGCGTCCCGCGCGGAGTCCTGGTCCGACAGCACCACCACGGCGGCCGAGCCGATGAAGGTGCCGTGGGGCTGGAGCGTGTCGAAGTCGAGCGGCACGTCGTCCAGCGTGGCAGGCAGCAGCCCCGAGGAGGGGCCGCCGGGCTGGTAGGCCTTGAACGCGTGACCCTCGGCCATCCCGCCGGCTGCCTCGATCACGTCGCGGATGGTGGAGCCGGCGGGCAGCACGTGGACGCCGGGCTCCCGCACCCGGCCCGAGACGGAGTAGCTGCGCAGGCCCTTGCGCCCGTTCCGCTCGTGCGCCGACAGCACCTCGGGCCCCTCGCGCACCACGCGGGCGATCCAGTGCAGGGTCTCGACGTTGTGCACCAGCGTCGGCCGCCCGAAGAGGCCGACCTGGGCGACGTAGGGCGGCCGGTGGCGGGGCAGCCCGCGCTTGCCCTCGATCGACTCGATCATCGCCGATTCCTCGCCGCAGATGTAGGCCCCCGCTCCCCGCCGCAGCTCGACGAAGCCCGGCACGGCGATGCCCGCCGCCTCCAATGCGGCGATCTCGGTTGCGAGGATCTCCAGCACGGCCGGATACTCGTCGCGCATGTAGAGATAGACCCGCTCGGCCTCGACCGCCCAGGCGGCGACCAGCATACCTTCCAGGAACAGGTGCGGCCGGCGCTCGAGGTAGTGGCGGTCCTTGAACGTGCCCGGCTCGCCCTCGTCGCCGTTCACGGCCATCAGCCGCGGCCCGGGATTGGTGCGCACGAAGCCCCACTTCTTTCCGGACGGGAAGCCCGCCCCGCCGAGGCCGCGCAGGCCGGAGGCGGCCACCTGCTCCTGCACCGCCTCCCAGTCGCCCGACGCGCGCAACGCGGCGAGCCGTTCGTAGCCGCCGCCCGCCCGGTAGGCGTCGAGCGTCTCGTAGTCGGGGATCACGGCGTGCGTCTCGCCCGCGGCGGCGGCGGCAAGCACCGACTCCGGGGTGGCCTGGTCGACGTGCCGGTGCCCGACCTCGGCCACCGGCGCGGTGTCGCAGCGGCCCATGCAGGGGGCGCGCAGCACGCGGACCTCCAAGGGGTCGGTGCCCCTCTCAAGAGCCGATTTCAGAGCCTCGGCCCCGGCCAGCTCGCACGACAGCGAGTCGCAGACGCGGATCGTCAGAGCGGGCGGCACCGCCTCGTCCTCGCGGCGCGGGTCGAAGTGGTCGTAGAAGGTGGCGACCTCCCAGACCTCGGCCATGGCGAGGTCCATCTCGAAGGCCAGCGCCCGCAGGTGCGCCGCCGAAAGGTGGCCGTGGGCGTCCTGGAGGAGGTGGAGGAACTCGATCAGCAGGTCGCGGCGGCGCGGGCGGGCGCCCAGCAGGCGGCGCACCTCGGCGAGGGCGTCGTCGTGGTACTGGCGACCCTTGGGCGTCGCACGGCCCCGTCCGCGGCCCGACTTCCAGACGCCCTTGCTCTCGTCCAACGCCATGCGCGCGTCCCCCTCGCTGCACCCATAGGGAATCGCGGCCGGGTTGCACAGACGGGCAAGCGACGCCGCGTCGCCGGGATGCGACGGGGGACGAGGGCGATGCACGCCCCGGACCCGATCCGGGGCCTGTTGTTGCCGGCTGCGTTTTCGCTGCGAAGCGGGGCGCCCGTGGTGGGCCGGGGCCCCGGCGCGGGGCCGGGGCGTGGTCCGACAGCTCCTCCCCCATTGCAGCCGCCGCGCGCACGGCCATACTCCCCCCATGGTCGCCCTCCAGTCCCTGCCCCGCGACGCGGATGCCGTCGCCACCGTCGTCGGCATCCTGCGCGGGCGCCTCGGGCCGCGCCTCCAGACCGGCGAGGCGTTCCGGCGGCATCACAGCCACTCCGCCACATGGCTCGACGCCCAGCCGCCCGACGCCGTGGCGCAGCCCGAGAGCACCGCGGAGGTCGCCGAGATCGTGCGCACCTGCGCCGCCCACCGCGTGCCCGTCGTTCCCTTCGGCACCGGCACCTCGCTCGAGGGCGGCGTGAACGCGCCGGGGGGCGGCATCTGCGTCACCCTCGCCGGCATGGACCGCATCCTCGCCGTCCACGCCGAGGATCTCGACTGCACGGTGCAGCCGGGGGTCACGCGCAAGGCCCTCAACACGCACCTGCGCGACGCCGGCCTCTTCTTCCCGATCGATCCCGGCGCCGACGCCTCCTTGGGCGGCATGGCCTCCACCCGCGCCTCGGGCACCAACGCGGTGCGCTACGGCACCATGCGCGACGCGGTGCTGAGCCTCGAGGCGGTGATGCCCGACGGCCGGGTGATCCGCACCGCCAGCCGCGCGCGCAAGACCTCCGCGGGCTACGACCTCACCCGCCTCCTGGTCGGCGCGGAAGGCACGCTCGGCCTCATCACCGAGCTGACCTTGCGCCTCCACGGCATCCCCGAGGCGATCACCGCCGCGGCCTGCTCGTTCCCCTCCGTGGCGGCGGCCTGCGAGGCGGCGATGCTGGCGATCCAGTCCGGCGTGCCCGTGGCGCGCATGGAGCTTCTGGACGCGCTGCAGGTCGGCGCCTGCAACCGCTACTCGAAGCTCGACCTGCCCGAGGCGCCACTCCTGCTGCTGGAGTTCCACGGCTCGCCCGCCCACGCCGCCGAGCAGGCCGAGACCTTCGGCGCCATCGCAGAGGACACGGGCGGCACCGGCTTCCGCTGGACCGCCTCGACCGAGGAGCGCACCGCGCTCTGGCAGGCCCGCCACGACGCCTACTGGGCCGCCTGCGCCCTGCGCCCCGGCGCGCGCGGCCTGTCCACGGACGTTTGCGTGCCGATCGGCCGTCTGGGCGAGGCGGTCGAGGCGGCGCAGGCGAAGGCCCGCGCGATGGACCTCCTCGCCCCGGTGCTGGGCCACGTGGGCGACGGCAACTTCCACGTGCTCCTGCTGGTGGACGTGGACTCGGCCGAGGAGCGCGCGGCGGCCAACGCCTACGTCGCGTGGCTGGCCGAGCTGGCGTGGTCGATGGACGGCACCTGCACCGGCGAGCACGGGATCGGCCAGGGCAAGCGCGCGCTCCTGCGGCGCGAGCTGGGCGAGGCGGTGGACGTGATGGGGGCGGTGAAGGCGGCGCTCGATCCGCTGGGGATCATGAATCCGGGGAAGGTGGTCTGAGGTTTGGGGGGCTCTGCCCCCTGGCCCCTTCGGGCCTCCCCCCGAGGTATTTCGGAAACGAAGACGAGGCGTCGGTCCTGTCGGGCTCGGGGGGGCCGCGAAAAAGTTCGCCAGTCGGCAATTTCGGCCTTTGTCGACCGAAATCAGCGGTTTACAAACGTTATCAACAGGTTAACGCCGCTTAGAGCCTTCCCGTGGCGGCGGCGGCCCACATTGCCACGGTGCCGACGCGGTCGCGCCGGCGCAGGCCGTGGCGGCGCAAGGCCAGCAGGCGGAACAGGGGGCCGGCGGGGGCGGCCAGCTCGCGCGCCAGCGCCCGCGCGTCGGGCAGGAGCGGCAGGCCCGAGGCCAGCAGCGCGCGGGCATTGCTCTGCATCCACGCGCCGTAGCGGCCGTCGGTGAGGCCGCCGAGGCGGCGCAGCGCGGCGGCCGGTCCGCCCCGCGCGCCCATCACGTTGGCGCCGTGCTGGCGGTAGCGCATGACCACCGCCTCGTCCATCTCGATGCGCCCCCCGCAGGCGGCCACCGCGAGCGAGATCCACCAGTCGTGGAACGGCACGTCGCGCGGCGGGCGCGCGCCCCGCAGGAGGGCCGCGGCGCCCGGGTCGAGCATCGCCGTCAGCCCGCCCACCGGGTTCCAGGCGAAGGGATCGGCGAGGCGCAGCCCGCCGCGCGGCGGGCCCGGCAGGAGGCCCACGGGGCGCAGCGCCTCGTCGGTCACCTCCGCCCGCGCGCCATAGAGGGCGGGGCGCCCGTCGTGGGTGCGGCGCAGGCGCGCGAGCGCGCGCCCGAGCTTCTCGGGGAACCACACGTCGTCCTGGTCCGAGAACGCCACGTGGGTGCCGGGGCCGAGGGGCAGGTCGTCGCGGGCGAGGAGGTGGAGGAAGTTCGCGGTCGCGCCCCGGCGCGGCCCCGCCACCACCCGCACCTCCTGGGGGATGCCGCGGGCCCAGGCCTCGACCAGCTCGCGCGTGCCGTCCGAGGAGCCGTCGTCGGAGACCCACAGCGCCCAGTCGCGGTGCCGCTGCGCCTCGATGCTGCGGAGCTGGCCCTCGAGGTGGCGCGCGCCGTCGAAGGTGGCCATGAGGATCAGGACCGAG encodes the following:
- a CDS encoding glycosyltransferase: MTAAPSVLILMATFDGARHLEGQLRSIEAQRHRDWALWVSDDGSSDGTRELVEAWARGIPQEVRVVAGPRRGATANFLHLLARDDLPLGPGTHVAFSDQDDVWFPEKLGRALARLRRTHDGRPALYGARAEVTDEALRPVGLLPGPPRGGLRLADPFAWNPVGGLTAMLDPGAAALLRGARPPRDVPFHDWWISLAVAACGGRIEMDEAVVMRYRQHGANVMGARGGPAAALRRLGGLTDGRYGAWMQSNARALLASGLPLLPDARALARELAAPAGPLFRLLALRRHGLRRRDRVGTVAMWAAAATGRL
- a CDS encoding NAD(P)H-dependent oxidoreductase subunit E, which codes for MALDESKGVWKSGRGRGRATPKGRQYHDDALAEVRRLLGARPRRRDLLIEFLHLLQDAHGHLSAAHLRALAFEMDLAMAEVWEVATFYDHFDPRREDEAVPPALTIRVCDSLSCELAGAEALKSALERGTDPLEVRVLRAPCMGRCDTAPVAEVGHRHVDQATPESVLAAAAAGETHAVIPDYETLDAYRAGGGYERLAALRASGDWEAVQEQVAASGLRGLGGAGFPSGKKWGFVRTNPGPRLMAVNGDEGEPGTFKDRHYLERRPHLFLEGMLVAAWAVEAERVYLYMRDEYPAVLEILATEIAALEAAGIAVPGFVELRRGAGAYICGEESAMIESIEGKRGLPRHRPPYVAQVGLFGRPTLVHNVETLHWIARVVREGPEVLSAHERNGRKGLRSYSVSGRVREPGVHVLPAGSTIRDVIEAAGGMAEGHAFKAYQPGGPSSGLLPATLDDVPLDFDTLQPHGTFIGSAAVVVLSDQDSARDAALNMLRFFESESCGQCTPCRVGCEKAVKLMEAPAWDTALLEDVCEAMADASICGLGQAAPNPIRLVAKHFPEEVGGAGALAEGETPATANYATAQAAEGGGRRSRAGLAMAPPAEDAP
- a CDS encoding FAD-binding oxidoreductase, whose amino-acid sequence is MVALQSLPRDADAVATVVGILRGRLGPRLQTGEAFRRHHSHSATWLDAQPPDAVAQPESTAEVAEIVRTCAAHRVPVVPFGTGTSLEGGVNAPGGGICVTLAGMDRILAVHAEDLDCTVQPGVTRKALNTHLRDAGLFFPIDPGADASLGGMASTRASGTNAVRYGTMRDAVLSLEAVMPDGRVIRTASRARKTSAGYDLTRLLVGAEGTLGLITELTLRLHGIPEAITAAACSFPSVAAACEAAMLAIQSGVPVARMELLDALQVGACNRYSKLDLPEAPLLLLEFHGSPAHAAEQAETFGAIAEDTGGTGFRWTASTEERTALWQARHDAYWAACALRPGARGLSTDVCVPIGRLGEAVEAAQAKARAMDLLAPVLGHVGDGNFHVLLLVDVDSAEERAAANAYVAWLAELAWSMDGTCTGEHGIGQGKRALLRRELGEAVDVMGAVKAALDPLGIMNPGKVV
- a CDS encoding LysE family translocator, giving the protein MIEAYLAAWAGVVAAQASPGPNLAATASVALAEGRRPALFVVAGIASGMLVWSALTAGGLGALLAAFPLSLVAMKVVGGGYLLFLGLRAARAALRGETAAIRPATARLAPGAAWRRGLLVVLSNPKAGLMWAAVATFLFGQGLNAAEVLLFGPLGALSGLAVYGTYAALFSTGIAVRTYARAARAVEAAFAAAFGAMGLGLLVSGLRELRP
- the fdhF gene encoding formate dehydrogenase subunit alpha, with amino-acid sequence MVDTVTFTLDGAEVSVPAGTTIWEAAHGRGLVIPHLCHKPSPGYRPDGNCRACMVEVEGERVLAASCVREAANDMVVRTDSGRAEKARATVIEMLLADQPARADAHDRSSHFWKTAQAAESRLPAMDRGAVPQLDASHVAMRVNLDACIQCGLCVRACREVQVNDVIGMAGRGHDTWPVFDFADPMGESTCVACGECVQACPTGALMEASLVDEAQRGDSAAFDTETKSICPFCGVGCQVSVKAKGGRVVAVDGVNGPANEGRLCVKGRFGFDYIHHPHRLTVPLIRRDDAPAKGLNVDPGDWTTHFREATWDEALERAAGGLRGRGREVAGFGSAKCTNEEAYLHQKFIRQAFGHNNVDHCTRLCHASSVAALLENVGSGAVTATFNEIENADVAIVIGANPVENHPVAATYFKQFAKRGGKLIVMDPRGQALRRHASHMLQFRPGADVAMLNAIMATIAEEGLADRQYVEAMTEGWEAQRAHLKGFAPEAMAEHCGIPAEVLRDVARTFAGARAAMIFWGMGVSQHVHGTDNSRCLISLALMCGQVGRPGAGLHPLRGQNNVQGASDAGLIPMFLPDYASVQSDEVRAKFEALWAGEGGAAIALEKGLTVTEILDGVHEGHVRAMYIQGENPAMSDPDVEHARDALAKLDHLVVQDIFLTETANYADVILPASAFAEKTGTVTNTNRQVQMGRPAVPPPGKAREDWWITTELARRCGLDWSYAHPREVFAEMAQVMPSLANITWERLEREDAVTYPSLSPTDPGQPIVFGDAFPREGGRARFTPASVIPPDEVPDAEYPMILTTGRQLEHWHTGSMTRRATVLDAVEPEANCSLHPSTLRRMGVEPGGRVRLVTRRGAIEIMARADRAVAPDMVFVPFAYVEAAANVLTNPAVDPYGKIPEFKFAAVRVEPAAVAAE
- a CDS encoding formate--tetrahydrofolate ligase, with protein sequence MAPKSDIEIARAADKKPIREIGARLGIPEADLLPYGHDKAKVGQTFIDGLRDRPNGKLVLVTAINPTPAGEGKTTTTVGLGDGLNRIGKNAVVCIREASLGPNFGMKGGAAGGGYAQVVPMEEMNLHFTGDFHAITSAHSLLSAMIDNHVYWGNEQNIDTRRVVWRRVVDMNDRSLRQITSSLGGVSNGFAREDGFDITVASEVMACLCLASDLKDLERRLGDMIVAYRRDRSPVFCRDIKADGAMTVLLKDAMQPNLVQTLENNPAFVHGGPFANIAHGCNSVIATKTALKLADYVVTEAGFGADLGAEKFMNIKCRKAGLAPDCVVLVATVRAMKMNGGVAKADLGAENVDAVRKGCANLGRHISNVKSFGVPVVVAVNHFTGDSEAEVEAVRDFVKGQGSEAIVSRHWADGSAGSEALARRVAEIADAGMANFAPLYPDDMPLFQKIETVAKRIYHADAVLADKKIRDQLRAWEEQGYGNLPVCMAKTQYSFSTDPNLRGAPTGHSVPIREVRLSAGAGFVVVVCGEIMTMPGLPRTPAAESIRLNEAGEVEGLF